Proteins found in one Ovis canadensis isolate MfBH-ARS-UI-01 breed Bighorn chromosome 20, ARS-UI_OviCan_v2, whole genome shotgun sequence genomic segment:
- the LOC138425561 gene encoding BOLA class I histocompatibility antigen, alpha chain BL3-7-like isoform X3 — translation MKSPPTRPDSASPQIQRMSVMGPRTLLLLLSGVLVLSETLAGSHSLRYFLTAVSRPGRGEPRFIAVGYVDDTQFVRFDSDAPDPRMEPRARWAEQEGPEYWDQETRSAKDAAQAFRANLNTALGYYNQSEAGSHTVQEMYGCEVGPDGRFLRGFMQHGYDGRDYIALNEDLRSWTAADTAAQITKRKWEAAGEAERHRNSLEGTCVEWLRRHLETGKDTLQRADPPKARVTHHPVSEREVTLRCWALGFYPEEISLTWQRNEEDQTQDMELVETRPSGDGTFQKWAALVVPSGEEQRYTCHVQHEGLQEPLTLRWEPPQPSVPIMGIILVLVLLLVALVAGAVIWRKKRSGEKGQTYTQASSSDSAQGSDVFLTGPKV, via the exons ATGAAGTCTCCCCCGACCCGCCCGGACTCTGCTTCTCCCCAGATCCAGAGGATGAGCGTCATGGGGCCGCGAACGCTTCTCCTGCTGCTCTCGGGGGTCCTGGTCCTGAGCGAGACCCTGGCGG GCTCCCACTCCCTGAGATATTTCCTCACCGCCGTGTCCCGGCCCGGCCGCGGGGAGCCCCGCTTCATCGCCGTCGGCTACGTGGACGACACGCAGTTCGTGCGGTTCGACAGCGACGCCCCGGATCCGAGGATGGAGCCGCGGGCGCGGTGGGCGGAGCAGGAGGGGCCCGAGTATTGGGATCAGGAGACGCGATCAGCCAAGGACGCCGCACAGGCTTTCCGAGCGAACCTGAACACCGCACTCGGCTACTACAACCAGAGCGAGGCCG GGTCTCACACCGTCCAGGAGATGTACGGCTGCGAAGTGGGGCCGGACGGGCGTTTTCTCCGCGGGTTCATGCAGCACGGCTACGACGGCAGAGATTACATCGCCCTGAACGAGGACCTGCGCTCCTGGACCGCGGCGGACACGGCGGCTCAGATCACCAAACGCAAGTGGGAGGCGGCAGGTGAGGCGGAGAGACACAGGAACTCCCTGGAGGGCACGTGCGTGGAGTGGCTCCGCAGACACCTGGAGACCGGGAAGGACACGCTGCAGCGCGCAG ACCCTCCAAAGGCACGTGTGACCCATCACCCCGTCTCTGAGCGTGAGGTCACCCTGaggtgctgggccctgggcttcTACCCTGAGGAGATCTCACTAACCTGGCAGCGCAATGAGGAGGACCAGACCCAGGACATGGAGCTTGTGGAGACCAGGCCTTCAGGGGATGGAACCTTCCAGAAGTGGGCGGCCCTGGTGGTGCCTTCTGGAGAGGAGCAGAGATACACGTGCCATGTGCAGCACGAGGGGCTTCAGGAGCCCCTCACCCTGAGATGGG aaCCTCCTCAGCCCTCCGTCCCCATCATGGGCATCATTCTTGTCCTGGTTCTCCTCTTGGTGGCTTTGGTGGCTGGAGCTGTGATTTGGAGGAAGAAACGCTCAG GTGAAAAAGGACAGACCTACACCCAGGCTTCAA GCAGTGACAGTGCCCAGGGCTCTGATGTGTTTCTCACGGGTCCTAAAG TGTGA
- the LOC138425561 gene encoding BOLA class I histocompatibility antigen, alpha chain BL3-7-like isoform X4 yields MKSPPTRPDSASPQIQRMSVMGPRTLLLLLSGVLVLSETLAGSHSLRYFLTAVSRPGRGEPRFIAVGYVDDTQFVRFDSDAPDPRMEPRARWAEQEGPEYWDQETRSAKDAAQAFRANLNTALGYYNQSEAGSHTVQEMYGCEVGPDGRFLRGFMQHGYDGRDYIALNEDLRSWTAADTAAQITKRKWEAAGEAERHRNSLEGTCVEWLRRHLETGKDTLQRADPPKARVTHHPVSEREVTLRCWALGFYPEEISLTWQRNEEDQTQDMELVETRPSGDGTFQKWAALVVPSGEEQRYTCHVQHEGLQEPLTLRWEPPQPSVPIMGIILVLVLLLVALVAGAVIWRKKRSGEKGQTYTQASSSDSAQGSDVSLTVPKV; encoded by the exons ATGAAGTCTCCCCCGACCCGCCCGGACTCTGCTTCTCCCCAGATCCAGAGGATGAGCGTCATGGGGCCGCGAACGCTTCTCCTGCTGCTCTCGGGGGTCCTGGTCCTGAGCGAGACCCTGGCGG GCTCCCACTCCCTGAGATATTTCCTCACCGCCGTGTCCCGGCCCGGCCGCGGGGAGCCCCGCTTCATCGCCGTCGGCTACGTGGACGACACGCAGTTCGTGCGGTTCGACAGCGACGCCCCGGATCCGAGGATGGAGCCGCGGGCGCGGTGGGCGGAGCAGGAGGGGCCCGAGTATTGGGATCAGGAGACGCGATCAGCCAAGGACGCCGCACAGGCTTTCCGAGCGAACCTGAACACCGCACTCGGCTACTACAACCAGAGCGAGGCCG GGTCTCACACCGTCCAGGAGATGTACGGCTGCGAAGTGGGGCCGGACGGGCGTTTTCTCCGCGGGTTCATGCAGCACGGCTACGACGGCAGAGATTACATCGCCCTGAACGAGGACCTGCGCTCCTGGACCGCGGCGGACACGGCGGCTCAGATCACCAAACGCAAGTGGGAGGCGGCAGGTGAGGCGGAGAGACACAGGAACTCCCTGGAGGGCACGTGCGTGGAGTGGCTCCGCAGACACCTGGAGACCGGGAAGGACACGCTGCAGCGCGCAG ACCCTCCAAAGGCACGTGTGACCCATCACCCCGTCTCTGAGCGTGAGGTCACCCTGaggtgctgggccctgggcttcTACCCTGAGGAGATCTCACTAACCTGGCAGCGCAATGAGGAGGACCAGACCCAGGACATGGAGCTTGTGGAGACCAGGCCTTCAGGGGATGGAACCTTCCAGAAGTGGGCGGCCCTGGTGGTGCCTTCTGGAGAGGAGCAGAGATACACGTGCCATGTGCAGCACGAGGGGCTTCAGGAGCCCCTCACCCTGAGATGGG aaCCTCCTCAGCCCTCCGTCCCCATCATGGGCATCATTCTTGTCCTGGTTCTCCTCTTGGTGGCTTTGGTGGCTGGAGCTGTGATTTGGAGGAAGAAACGCTCAG GTGAAAAAGGACAGACCTACACCCAGGCTTCAA
- the LOC138425561 gene encoding BOLA class I histocompatibility antigen, alpha chain BL3-7-like isoform X2 → MKSPPTRPDSASPQIQRMSVMGPRTLLLLLSGVLVLSETLAGSHSLRYFLTAVSRPGRGEPRFIAVGYVDDTQFVRFDSDAPDPRMEPRARWAEQEGPEYWDQETRSAKDAAQAFRANLNTALGYYNQSEAGSHTVQEMYGCEVGPDGRFLRGFMQHGYDGRDYIALNEDLRSWTAADTAAQITKRKWEAAGEAERHRNSLEGTCVEWLRRHLETGKDTLQRADPPKARVTHHPVSEREVTLRCWALGFYPEEISLTWQRNEEDQTQDMELVETRPSGDGTFQKWAALVVPSGEEQRYTCHVQHEGLQEPLTLRWEPPQPSVPIMGIILVLVLLLVALVAGAVIWRKKRSGEKGQTYTQASSSDSAQGSDVFLTGPKGKTTEQP, encoded by the exons ATGAAGTCTCCCCCGACCCGCCCGGACTCTGCTTCTCCCCAGATCCAGAGGATGAGCGTCATGGGGCCGCGAACGCTTCTCCTGCTGCTCTCGGGGGTCCTGGTCCTGAGCGAGACCCTGGCGG GCTCCCACTCCCTGAGATATTTCCTCACCGCCGTGTCCCGGCCCGGCCGCGGGGAGCCCCGCTTCATCGCCGTCGGCTACGTGGACGACACGCAGTTCGTGCGGTTCGACAGCGACGCCCCGGATCCGAGGATGGAGCCGCGGGCGCGGTGGGCGGAGCAGGAGGGGCCCGAGTATTGGGATCAGGAGACGCGATCAGCCAAGGACGCCGCACAGGCTTTCCGAGCGAACCTGAACACCGCACTCGGCTACTACAACCAGAGCGAGGCCG GGTCTCACACCGTCCAGGAGATGTACGGCTGCGAAGTGGGGCCGGACGGGCGTTTTCTCCGCGGGTTCATGCAGCACGGCTACGACGGCAGAGATTACATCGCCCTGAACGAGGACCTGCGCTCCTGGACCGCGGCGGACACGGCGGCTCAGATCACCAAACGCAAGTGGGAGGCGGCAGGTGAGGCGGAGAGACACAGGAACTCCCTGGAGGGCACGTGCGTGGAGTGGCTCCGCAGACACCTGGAGACCGGGAAGGACACGCTGCAGCGCGCAG ACCCTCCAAAGGCACGTGTGACCCATCACCCCGTCTCTGAGCGTGAGGTCACCCTGaggtgctgggccctgggcttcTACCCTGAGGAGATCTCACTAACCTGGCAGCGCAATGAGGAGGACCAGACCCAGGACATGGAGCTTGTGGAGACCAGGCCTTCAGGGGATGGAACCTTCCAGAAGTGGGCGGCCCTGGTGGTGCCTTCTGGAGAGGAGCAGAGATACACGTGCCATGTGCAGCACGAGGGGCTTCAGGAGCCCCTCACCCTGAGATGGG aaCCTCCTCAGCCCTCCGTCCCCATCATGGGCATCATTCTTGTCCTGGTTCTCCTCTTGGTGGCTTTGGTGGCTGGAGCTGTGATTTGGAGGAAGAAACGCTCAG GTGAAAAAGGACAGACCTACACCCAGGCTTCAA GCAGTGACAGTGCCCAGGGCTCTGATGTGTTTCTCACGGGTCCTAAAG gGAAAACCACTGAACAGCCCTGA
- the LOC138425561 gene encoding BOLA class I histocompatibility antigen, alpha chain BL3-7-like isoform X1, translating into MKSPPTRPDSASPQIQRMSVMGPRTLLLLLSGVLVLSETLAGSHSLRYFLTAVSRPGRGEPRFIAVGYVDDTQFVRFDSDAPDPRMEPRARWAEQEGPEYWDQETRSAKDAAQAFRANLNTALGYYNQSEAGSHTVQEMYGCEVGPDGRFLRGFMQHGYDGRDYIALNEDLRSWTAADTAAQITKRKWEAAGEAERHRNSLEGTCVEWLRRHLETGKDTLQRADPPKARVTHHPVSEREVTLRCWALGFYPEEISLTWQRNEEDQTQDMELVETRPSGDGTFQKWAALVVPSGEEQRYTCHVQHEGLQEPLTLRWEPPQPSVPIMGIILVLVLLLVALVAGAVIWRKKRSGEKGQTYTQASSSDSAQGSDVFLTGPKESWSDSFPGDPISDSSRGHFACHCPHKSRDPCTQDLSSVKREIAVPSSSCPPRDFAGIFFPTFLHL; encoded by the exons ATGAAGTCTCCCCCGACCCGCCCGGACTCTGCTTCTCCCCAGATCCAGAGGATGAGCGTCATGGGGCCGCGAACGCTTCTCCTGCTGCTCTCGGGGGTCCTGGTCCTGAGCGAGACCCTGGCGG GCTCCCACTCCCTGAGATATTTCCTCACCGCCGTGTCCCGGCCCGGCCGCGGGGAGCCCCGCTTCATCGCCGTCGGCTACGTGGACGACACGCAGTTCGTGCGGTTCGACAGCGACGCCCCGGATCCGAGGATGGAGCCGCGGGCGCGGTGGGCGGAGCAGGAGGGGCCCGAGTATTGGGATCAGGAGACGCGATCAGCCAAGGACGCCGCACAGGCTTTCCGAGCGAACCTGAACACCGCACTCGGCTACTACAACCAGAGCGAGGCCG GGTCTCACACCGTCCAGGAGATGTACGGCTGCGAAGTGGGGCCGGACGGGCGTTTTCTCCGCGGGTTCATGCAGCACGGCTACGACGGCAGAGATTACATCGCCCTGAACGAGGACCTGCGCTCCTGGACCGCGGCGGACACGGCGGCTCAGATCACCAAACGCAAGTGGGAGGCGGCAGGTGAGGCGGAGAGACACAGGAACTCCCTGGAGGGCACGTGCGTGGAGTGGCTCCGCAGACACCTGGAGACCGGGAAGGACACGCTGCAGCGCGCAG ACCCTCCAAAGGCACGTGTGACCCATCACCCCGTCTCTGAGCGTGAGGTCACCCTGaggtgctgggccctgggcttcTACCCTGAGGAGATCTCACTAACCTGGCAGCGCAATGAGGAGGACCAGACCCAGGACATGGAGCTTGTGGAGACCAGGCCTTCAGGGGATGGAACCTTCCAGAAGTGGGCGGCCCTGGTGGTGCCTTCTGGAGAGGAGCAGAGATACACGTGCCATGTGCAGCACGAGGGGCTTCAGGAGCCCCTCACCCTGAGATGGG aaCCTCCTCAGCCCTCCGTCCCCATCATGGGCATCATTCTTGTCCTGGTTCTCCTCTTGGTGGCTTTGGTGGCTGGAGCTGTGATTTGGAGGAAGAAACGCTCAG GTGAAAAAGGACAGACCTACACCCAGGCTTCAA GCAGTGACAGTGCCCAGGGCTCTGATGTGTTTCTCACGGGTCCTAAAG AGTCCTGGTCTGATTCTTTTCCGGGTGACCCCATCTCTGACAGCAGCAGGGGTCACTTTGCCTGTCATTGTCCCCACAAGTCAAGGGATCCATGCACACAGGATCTCAGCAGTGTCAAGAGAGAAATTGCAGTGCCATCTAGCTCTTGCCCTCCTAGAGATTTTGCTGGTATCTTCTTTCCAacttttctccatctttga